In the genome of Microcoleus vaginatus PCC 9802, the window GTCTTCTTAACTGGTTCCCAGGCTAGAGCCTGGGAACCGAGATCCAGAGGCTCTGCCTCGCTAACGGATAAAAATAAAAACAGGAGGCAGAGCCTCATGGAATGCGTTCCCAGGCCTTAGCCTGGGAACGAGCAAAAAGTACCAGAGTGCGAGTCCTGCCTCTACCATTCCCACCACTACGCCCTAGTCTTTATACATTAACACGGGTATCCCTACTATGATGAAGATCACAATTTTTTATGATAATAGTCACAGATAAAAATAACCTGATTTTAGGATAATATCAAGATAACAATGATGCTCGTAACTAATGCGAGTGAAAAATAAATTATATGTCAATAATCGCTCCTGTAATTGGCTGGTTATTAGTAGCTATTGGTGGGATACTTGGTGGGATAGAAGTTGGGGGAGTTGCTGGCGGAACAGCAGCTATTTCAATAGAGATAGTTTTTTTTGCTATTACTATTAATATGAACACAAGAAAATAATGGTTTAATTGTTTTAACGGCTTTATGATGCGACCGAACTACTACTGTATAAATTAAGTGCGTGGGCGCGATCGCACGAAAGTCAGTAAAGGAATAAGATTAAACTGAGATGTTGCACCATTCTCAATTACTTTAACTGGTTCCCAGGCTGTAGCCTGAGAACCGAAATCCATAGGCTCTGCCTCGCTAACGGATAAAAATAAAAACAGCAGGCAGAGCCTCATGGAATGTGTTCCCAGGCTCTAGCCTGGGAACGAGCAAACACCTACGCTTTGCGCTTCCGACGGCGAATCAGCACACTCATCACTTGCTTCGGATTGGCTGCACGCTGTACGGGACTCCAATCGCCGACTTCGGCAAATCCCAGGCGGTACAAAGTGAGTATGGTTTCCCTGACACCCTTGGGCGAACCTGTGACCGTTACACACACCACATCCTGTTCCGATTCTGCTGCTGAGTCGTCATTTGGGCATTGGGATTTGTTGTCGTCAGGCAAGAATTCCTGTGACATAATTATGTTCTCCTGGTTTTGGGTTTTCTAGAAAAACCCAAAAACCCAGCCGCCCCGCATTTCAAGACATAGCAGGGCGGCTACAGAGGATGTTAAGATACTCCGTTAGCCTCCAGACTGCTGATTCCAGTTTGGCGGTGAGCTGTCCATTGCTGTTACCAGCAGCTTTGGGCAGTGCAACTAGATTTTTGGGCGACGCGGGCTACTTCCTCTACAAGCAAAGCAACCTCTAACTTCAAAGCGTAGCCGCAGAGGGGGGCCTGTGTCAATCCATTTGGGATTTTACCGAAAGTCAGTAAAGAAGTAAGATTAAACTGAGATGTTGCACCATTCTCAATTACTTGTTTAGGAACAGGCAAGATGCCTGTTCCACAAGAAAATTCATCTCTTGTGGAATGGGCCGGAGAGCCGGTTCTTGACAATGGTGCAAGATTTAAGATTAAAGGAACCGCGAGGCACGCGGACGCGAAGGAAGAGAAAGAAGAAGATGCAGTTATTCCTTCGCGCTCTTGGCGTCTTCGCGGTTCGTTCAAATAATCAAAAAGCCCTATAATTTCGGTGTTAGCAAAATGAGCTGTTTTGATAAGATCGATCGCACTTCATCCAATCCCATCTCCACATCCGCCAAAATCTCTCCTATGCTTTTGCCAGACGGCCTTCCCTCTTTCTCCCCCCCTTGATAAGGGGGGGCTGGGGGGGGTAAACAACCTTGCAAAAACTCAAATTCCGCATTTGACAAATTGATCAATTGGTAGTTGCAATCAAACACTTGCTGGCTCGGCCAACCGTGCATACAACCACTCAACTCTGGAATGGCCGCCAAAAGTGCCTTATCGTCCGACCAATCAATTTTATTAACAGGCTTTTTCCCCAAGAAAAACTCGTAATGAGTGATTTCCGTATCTAACAATTCAATTAATCGATAAAGCTCCCGTTCCGTCAAACCCTGAGCTCTTTCTATCAATTCCGGCGCTTTACTCAAAAGTCTTTCTAACTGCCAATATCCCGGATTTGAAAAACCGATAAATTCCAATCCCGAAGCGTCAATTAACTCGAACAAAGTCTCAATATTGTAGTCAATTTCCTGCGGGTGAACGTACATATCAGCAAAACATTCGTCCCGCCGATTTTCTCCTGCCCAACGCTGTTTTTCGTACTTGACAATACGGTTGTTTTCTGGTAAAGAAGCAAAGATTTGACGACCGACTTTCACACCATCGGGATAGTCACCTTTTTGCGGGCCTTGGAGAACTGCGATCGCCCTTTGCATGAGTTGAATTTCCCAGCGTCCGAGTTCAGCATACACAAAAATGTGCATCAAACCACCCTCCGCCAACTTCGCCGCCAGCGCTTGAATGCCCCGGATCGGATCGGGTAAGTGGTGCAGCACGCCGACGCAGTTGATCAAATCAAACTCGCCCTCTAACTCGGCGGCATCGTACAAGCTGAGGTGGCGAAAATCTGCTTCACGCGCTCCCGAGCGCCGACAGCGTTCTTGTGCTACTTTCAAAGCACCTTCACTCAGGTCGATCGCCGTCACCGAAGCTTCAGGATTGAGGTGAATCAGATAATCTGTACTCGAACCAGTGCCGCAGCCAGCATCTAAAATCCGAATATCCAGTTTTGGCGGCTTTTGCCCGGTGCAAAAATTGTAAGCATCAGGCCAACTCCAGCGCCAGTTGTACCCAGGCGGCGGTTCATCTGACAAAGGATCGGGGGGGAAAGGGAAAGTATCGTAAAGCCGCCGCACGGCAGCGCTGATATCAGGCGTAGTATCCATAGGTGAGGTAATAGTGCGTGGGTTTGGAGATTGGTTGTCAGTAGCTAGGGGGTAAGGGCGCTAGGCCATGCACTTCTAATGCTTCGTTACGCGCAACAAAAATCGCGCCTCACTGGCGTTGAGAAGCCTCAAACAGAGGGATCGGGCGATCGACCAACCCATGACTGCCAAGCCCTGACAGCTAGTGCGTAATAAAACTTATCATTTTTTCTCATATACGCTCTCTTAAATCTATACAATAAATCTCGGCAGGCTTTTTAACAAACGAGGACTGTCAATAACCCACCGCTGAGCTTTCGGGTAAAGCGGAGGCGTCTTTAAGCAGAAAGTTAAACGCCCAGAAAAAGGCAGAAGAAAATTTTTGATTTTCTTTTCCCTTAATTGACGGCACTTGCTGCAATCGCCCAAAGGCAACTCTCCTGCCGAGTCTTTTTTTCCACGGGTATGCCGGCGGAGCGCAGCGGAGGGAGTACCCCGTGCCTGCCTTCGGATCGGACATTTCCCGGCAGGCAGAAAGATGAAACCAAAACATTTTAATCTAAGAAAGTAAGCGCGCCCGAACCTCCTGACGGGTAAAGGCAAAAAGTAAACAAAGCAAAAATACCTACTTTGCCCTGCATGAGAAGGCAGGGTTAGTCTGGGTAAATGCTACAACGATTTAGATAGGGAGCGAAGGAGTCTAATGACTGTAAAGGCAAGTGGTGGAAGCTCAGTTGCACGTCCGCAACTATATCAAACTGTACCAGTCTCAACAATTTCGCAAGCAGAACAGCAAGACCGCTTCCTACAGCGGGGCGAACTCAGCGAACTGGCAAGTTATTTCAGTTCAGGGGCTCTGCGGATCGATATCTCTGCGACGCTGACCAAAAACTCGGAACTGATAGTATCCCGCGCAGCCAACCGGATTTTTACCGGCGGTTCCCCGCTGGCATTCTTGGAAAGACCACAAGAACCTGCGATGGCTTTGGCAGGGGCGGGTCGTGGCGGTTCGGCGAATGTCTCTGAAGGCATGAAACTGGGAACTGTCACCTACGTTGAAGGTCGCGCAGGCGGCGGCAACGGCGGTGGCGGCGGCAACGGCGGATTTTTGGGGCTGGGAAATCTGTTTTTTGGCAACGGTGGCGGCTACAGCGGCCCACTCCCTGCAGGATTTCAGCCGATCAATGTCTCGCGCTACGGCCCGGGCAACATGACCAAATCTCTGCGCGACTTGAGCTGGTTTTTGCGCTACATCACCTACGCAATTGTCGCTGGCGACCCGAATATTATTTCGGTGAACGTGCGCGGATTGCGGGAAATCATCGAAAATGCTTGCTCTTCGGCGGCCACAATTGTGGCAATGCAGGAGATGAAGGCAGCATCCTTGGGCTATTTCAAAAACAATGCAGAGGCCGCGGCGATCGTCGGACAGTATTTCGACGTAGCAATTACCGAATTCAAAGCTCCCACACCTTCAGACAAGGTGCGGCAGCGCGAAAGCAACGACCAGCAAGGCCTGCAACTGCCTCAAATCTACTTCAACGCAGCCGAGCGACGGTCGAAATTCGTCATGAAAACCGGTCTGTCTTCGGTCGAAAAGCTCGAAGTAATCAAAGCAGCTTACCGCCAAGTATTCGAGCGCGATATTACCCGCGCATACAGCCAAAGCATTTCTGACTTGGAATCCAAGGTCAAAAATGGCGAAATCTCGATGAAAGAGTTTATTCGTCGCCTTGGCAAATCTCCTCTGTACCGCAAGCAATTCTACGAGCCGTTTGTCAACAGCCGTGCTGTAGAATTAGCCGCTCGTCACTTCCTAGGTCGCGGTTTGAGCTCGCGGGAGGAATTTAGCAAGTATTTTGCGATCGTCACCAAAGGCGGCCTGGCAGCCCTCGTAGACGCAATGGTTTATTCCCAGGAATATTCCGACTACTTCGGCGAAGAAACCGTGCCTTACCTGCGCGGTTTGGGCCAAGAAGCTCAGGAATGTCGCAACTGGGGCCCGCAAATTGATTTGTTCAATTTCAGCGCTCCGTACCGCAAGGTGCCTCAGTTCATCACCTTGTTTGCAGATTACACTCAGCCGCTACCAGAACAGCACGTTTACGGTGTTGGCAATGACCCCTTAGAAATTCAGTTCGGCGCGATTTTCCCGCAAGAAACTCGCAACCCCAAGAGCCGTCCCGCTCCCTTCGGCAAGGACACCCGCCGCATCCTGATCCGTCAAGGTGCGGGGATTGAAAACCAATTGAGCAACCCGGCGGCTCGTGGTAAGGCTCCAGGCTCTCTCGGCCCCAAGGTCTTTAAATTAGACCAGTTGCCGGGTGCCTACATTGCTCCCAAAAAAGCCAGTGGTCGCGGTGCTTCTGTAAGCAGGGGCTACAACAATTCTGCGAGCGTCAAATTTACCGAAAGTTCCACCCAAGCGATTATTCGGGCAGCTTACCTGCAAGTGTTCGGTCGCGACGTGTTCGACGGTCAGCGCCAAAAGGTGGCGGAAATTAAGCTGGAAAACGGCGAGATTCCGATGCGCGAGTTTATTCGGATGTTGGCGAAGTCTGACGTGTTCCGCAATATGTACTGGAGCAAGCTGTACGTTTGTAAGGCGATCGAGTACATTCACCGCCGACTCCTGGGACGCCCTACCTACGGCCGTCAGGAAATGAACGCTTACTTTGACATTTGTGCTAAGAAGGGTTTCTACGCGCTGGTCGATGCCATCCTGGACAGCACGGAGTACAACGAAGCTTTTGGGGAAGATACAGTTCCCTACGAGCGCTATGTGACTGCCGGTGGTTTGTCGATGCGCACGATGCGATCGGGTTCCGTCGCTGAGCAAAATGTCCAAGCTCAGACGCCCGAAACTCCTCGATTTATCGAACTCGGCACTGCGCTCGATCGGGGCGAATTCGAGTTACAAAATAGCCTCGCTCAAGGTGTCAGCAAGCGGCGCGAACAAACTAAGGTGTTCAAGCTGACGACTACTTCGGACAAAGTAGCTTTGAAAACTTTAATTCAAGCTGCTTACCGTCAAATTTTTGAGCGCGACATCAACCCCTATGTTGTGAAGAATGAATTCACGGCGCTGGAAAGCAAACTGGGCAACAATGAAATCAATCTCAAGGAGTTCATTGAGGCTTTGGGCTGCTCGTCGCTGTACGTCAAACAATTCTACGCACCTTATCCCAATACTAAGGTGATTGAGTTGGGAACCAAGCACTTCTTGGGCCGCGCTCCCCGCAATCAAGCGGAGATTCGGACGTACAACCAAATCTTGGCAAGTAAAGGGATTAAGGGCTTTATCAACGCGATGTTGAACAGCGTTGAATATGCCGAGGCGTTTGGCGAGGATACTGTTCCTTACCGTCGCTTCCCGACTCTGCCGGCTGCGAATTTCCCGAATACCGAAAGGCTGTACAATCAACTCACCAAGCAGAATGATGATTTGGTGGTTCCAAGCTTTGAGCCAGTAGCTGCTACTGACAGAAGCTAGATTGATTTGAGGTTTGAGATGTTAAATTAGCAATAATTTAACATCTCAAATTAGTTGAAGGGCTGGTGTAATTGCCAGCCCTTTTTTATGACAGGTTTGTAGTTGCGCTGTCTTGATTAATTTTGAATTTTTAACCGCTGATGAATGCTGAGGAAGAGGATATTATACCAGTTGTCATTAGGATGAGGTACAGGCTCAGAATGCCCAAAAGAAGAAGTTCCTCGTTTGGGGTGTACTGCATCCAATTGCCAACCGCTATAAGTTGAGATGAGAACTCAACCAATGCGTATCAACCTGCAGCCCGTAGAAATCTCTAGAAGCACTTGTACTACGCAGCTCTCAGCTTGGTTTTGACGTGACCGCATTTAGCCAATTTGATTATTTGCTTAGATAATGTAGAGGCAACTTATTTATATAGAGGTTGCTTACTACCAAGGTTTGTCACCGTTAATCGGCTAGGCTAAATTCATTCTACATGGCATAAAGACATCTTGTAAATGTAAGTGATTGTTAGCAAATATTAGAAAAAGTCTTACAGTTAATCAACCCTTTCTTCCCTTCAAAATCTAGTTACTTCCTTGCTCAGTCGTCAAACTCAGAGCAGTAATATTTAGGAGCCAAAGCGTTAAGCGCATCAACTTCAGCATTGCCTTGAGGTTGCAGCAAGTCGATCGACATTCCCGCACTCAGCGCATTACATATCCCGCGCGCACGTTCAATAGCGGCTTGGGGATTTCGCTGAACGCGAGACACGGCATCGGATGAGGATGAATTGAGCCGTTTGCTCAAGGATCGTTGATAACTATTAAGAAAAGCCTGGTCATTGGGCTCTAAAGCGATCGGGCGGCCTCTGCCACTACTTCCACAAAGCTTACCTAAGTCGATCGTTCGACCATCACTCGTCTGTATATAGCAAACATAATCAACGGGTATTTGAGCGACTGAATCCCTAGATTGAGATAAATCAACGCCAAAGGCGATCGACATCATTACCAGAGTATAAAACACTCGTTTCGACTGGCGGACATATTGCACGACTCTTCAAACTCCCACAAACCGTTAAACTTTCATAGGCTTATAGAGAACCCACACCGGATGTTGCCACAATCCGGCGTGATTCACCATCTTCTGCATAGTGCGAACATAAGAGCGTTTTACAGGCAAATAAAATGCTCGCACTATAAGGCAGTAATGTTATGCTCCTCGTTGAGAATTCCAAGGGCCCCAAATGGCAAACGTGATGCCTGGGGTTTGGATATTAACGAACATAGTTCGACCATCCGGCGAGAAGCAGGCTCCGGCAAACTCGCTATCGTTGATAGCATTTTTTGCCAGACGATACAGTTCCCCGTTGGGAGTTACGCCCACCACGAACTGCTCATCAGCGCCATCTTCGCAAATGATCAGATCACCATAAGGTGCCACAACAATGTTGTCAGGACCATCGAGTTCGTCAGCCGATTTAGCCTCAACAAAAAGTTCGATCGTATCTCGATCGGGAAGATACCGCCAAACCTGACCAAATCCGTTCGGTCTGCCATTGGCGTCAACAGAGCCACCGTTTGTACAACAGAAATAAACTTCACGATTGCCGTACCAGATGCCTTCCCCACGAGCAAACTGGGCAGCACCTTTACCGAAACCTTCAACCCGTACCGTATCCGTAGCAGGGTTAGGATTGTCAATTGTCACCCATTCCACTGGCATCGGTTGGCCCTTGGGAAAGCCTGCAAAAGTCTTTGCCTGAGGCATATTCTTAATCTTCAGCGCTTGCAGAGTGCCCCCTGCGCTTAAATTGTTCCGTTGAAATGGGATAAAGCGATACAAAAGGCTATCTCTTTGGTCTTCAGTTTCGTAGACAATTCCGGTTCTGGGGTCGATCGCCACCGCTTCATGGTTAAACCGTCCCATCGCAACTAAAGGTACGGGATTCACAGGAACCGTTGCCCGAGCCGGAACTTCAAAGTTGTAGCCGTGAGATTTGGAGACATTTCTCGCATCGTTTGGTCTATTAGTCGCCACAGTCGAGGTATTCTCCTCGCAAGTAATCCAAGAACCCCAGGGAGTCGGACCGCCCGCACAATTTCGATAGGTGCCACTAAGTGAAGTGTAGTGGTTGACGAGCTGACGATTGGGGCCAACCTGTAGTGTGGTTGTTCCGCCTTTGCAAAGAGGATCGTAAGGATTGGGACCCACAACTTGTGTTGTAGAATTCGGGCTCAGTTCGTGATTGCGAACCAGAATCACCGTGTTTTGGGGACCTGGGAAAGCCGCCATGCCATCGTGACCACCGGGCACAGGGGAACCGTCGCTCATCATTTCGCCGGTTCGTGAAAAAGCCTGATACTGAAACCCACGGGGTAAATCTAACAATCCATTCGGATCGGGTACGAGGGGCCCATACCCTCCTCCAAATACTGATTCACCATTCGCCTTTTTGGCATAAAGTGCTTGTAGAGGAGACATCATCAAAGTGCCAGCAGCACTCGCTCCTGCCAAGGTAAAAAACTTTCGTCGTGATAGTTGCATCAGCTTTTCCGGTGAATTAAACAAAGCATACTAGACCTGCATCAAGGTCAAGATAAGGTTGGTTTAACTTCTCATTAAGGTTGTTTCATAATTGTTCAATGTCAATCCCAGCGGCTCGTAATTGCGCCGCTAACCGGGCTGTTCGTTACTCTATTTTTTCAGCCAGTTGACATTTTTATTCAGTAGTAATTTGAAGGCTTAACATTACCTTAATCGGCTTTTTTCAAGAGATTTTTATAAAAAAATGTAGGTTTATTAACTTGTGAATAATTAGGAGAATTTCCTAAAATTTCTGACCACCATGTTACCTCGTTTTGTTGTTAATTCTGACGTTATATATTTTTTTAACAGCTTCTATTTGTGCAATATTTACCCCAATAAGAGCGGTTGCACATTCTACCCCACTGGGCGGAAATCAAGTATTTATACAAAAATGGCAGATTGAGATAGTGGTTGGCAATTGGATAAAGTACACCCCAAACGAGGAGCTTATTCTTTCCGGCATTGTGAGCCTGTACCTCATCCTAATGAGAACCGTTATAAAGTCCTAATTCTCTTCGCAAGCAGTGCCTGGGAATACGGATTTTGCCGCTTAGCCTCGCGTTGAGAGAATTATTAAAATTAGTAAAATTCTAACATGGGTTTGATTTTTGGCAACTGTCTTTCAGATTTCCGAAAAGCTAGCCAAATCCGATTAGTAACAGCTTGTGCAGGTTTGAGGACAAGGATCAAGCGATTTTTTTTCAGGCAATTTCACACAAGTAGTCGGGAAGAACGCTCAAGCCAAATCCCGAGGCACCGGCTTGTCTAATTGCTCTTAAATCGGGAATAATTAGTTTGGGATGAACGTCAATTTTTCTGCGAAATACAACTCTCCAAAAGTGGCGGGCGGCCGGTGGCGCGAGTGGAAAATACTCTCAATCCTGCACAAATTGACCCCGCAGAATATGGCTCTATTTTCTACGCTGGGGGACAGGCTACAATGTGGGATTTTGCTGATAACCAGTAACTTGCTGGGATTGCTGTTATTTAGGAAGCAGGTGGCATTGTCGGTGCAGTCTGTCACGGGCTGGCGGCGTTAGTTAATCTTAAGTTGTCCGAGGGTGACCACCTGATTGCAAATAAGACTGTGGCTGGTTTTACTAATGAAGAGGAAGCCGCTGTGGGACTGGCTGAAATACGGCCGTTTTTGCTGGAGTCGAAATTAATTGAATACGAGACTAATTTTAGGAAAGTTCCTAATTTTCAAGTTGGCGTTGTGGCGAGCGAGAGGCTCGTCACAGGCCAAAATCCCGCTTCGGCAGCAGGTGTCGGTCACAAAATGGTAGAATTGATCAAAAATAAGTAGATCCCAAAAAAATATCACACCGAGAAACCCGGTTTCTTACACAACACCTTCGCGCCTAAGTCAAAATGCTCTAAGAAAGTAGGTTGGGTTGAGTCACTCGTACCCAACGCCATCAATTTTAGATTTTACATTTTTGCTCCCATCTAAAATAGCCAATCTAAAATCTTTTGTTGGTTTCGCTCCCCTAGGGTTCAAATTACAAGGTATTATTAAAAAAACCTGGTTTATGGATACCTGATTTCTACCTGCTTTTTCTTCGGTTAACCGTACTTCAAGACTCACTTTAGTGGAGAACATTACTGTCATTTTTTCGTCGGTGAGGTCAATGAAGTTGCGCTCGCTATACGAGGATAAATTACTGATTTATGGGAGGTTTTAGTGAGTTTTATTTATTCCCAGGGCCCAAAATAAAGTATAATTTGGGAGTGCTGATTTAGGCAGGCATCAAGATATTGATTGCTCCGTAAAACAGCGGAATCACCTGAGAAGTTGTGCTGATAATTACCCTAGCGAAACGAATAAGCTATTAGGGCATAATGTTGTGAAAGATGGAACAGGGTATGGAACTAAATTTACAGAAATTTTATAGCGCCTGCAATCCCAGCTACACCCTGGCAGTAGCAAATCAAAAAGACCGACAATACTATATCGATTTCTCTTCAGTGCGGGGCGGCACAATCGTCGAACAATTGGAGCGCACCATCAGCCGTCTGTCCCCCGATGCACCTACCTGTCAATTATTCACCGGTCACATCGGCTCTGGTAAATCAACTGAATTGCTGCGGCTGCAAGCTCAATTGCAGCAACAAGGATTCCATGTTGTTTACTTTGAGTCGAGTAAAGACTTAGACATGGCAGATGTAGATATCACTGACATTTTGTTGAGCGTTGCTCGTCAGGTGAGCGAAAGCATTGAGAAAATGAAAATCAAGCTGCAACCGAGGGGTTTTAAAGCTTTGCTCAAAGGGGTTGCTGATGTTTTTCAAACTCAAATAGACTTGAGCGCTGAAGCTAATGTCCCTGGTGTTGGGGAAATAAATGCCAGCACAGAGGGAGAATTTTCTCTGGCGTTGGGAATTGGCAAAATTACTGCTAAAGCGAAAGATGCTCCGAATCTGCGATCGGAGTTGAGGCAATATTTGGAGCCGCGAACTAATGTAATTTTAGATGCACTGAATAAAGAGTTGCTGGAGCCGGCTAATCAAGAACTCAAACGCCAAGGGAAACAAGGACTTGTAGTAATTATCGACAATCTCGATCGCATACACCTGTGCGCGAAACCGACGGGGCGGCTTCAGCCGGAATACCTGTTTGTCGATCGCGGCGAACAGTTGGCAAGACTAAATTGTCACGTCGTGTATACAATTCCTTTGGTGCTGATTTTCTCTAACGATTTGGGCCAGTTGACCAATCGATTTGGGGTAGATCCGAAGGTTTTGCCGATGGTGCCGGTGCAGTTTAGCGACGGTTCTGAGTGCTCTGAGGGTCTGGAATTGCTGCGGCAGATGGTTCTGGCGCGGGCTTTTCCCACAGTGCACCCTTCGCAGCGCTATGCTTTGGTGGGCAAAGTTTTCGACTCTGCGGAAACTCTCGATCGCCTGTGTCGAGTCAGCGGCGGTCATGTCCGCAATTTGCTGCAACTGCTGTATAGCTGTCTGCAGAAACAAGACCCTCCTCTGTCGCGGGAAACTTTGGAAAATGTGATCATCCAGCGCCGCCACCAGCTTACTTTGGCGATCGAACCGGATGAGTGGCAATTGCTGCGCCAAGTATCCGCTACCAAAACTGTGACTGGGGAAACTAAATACCAAATCTTGCTGCGTAGTCTCTGGGTGTTTGAATACCGTTACGGCGAGGATTATTGGTTTGATGTCAATCCGATTTTGGCGGACGCCAAAGAGTTTCGGGAAACAGTTGAGAGTTGAGAGTTGACAGTTAACAGTTGAGGGTTTACAGTCACTCGGCGAGGAAAATCGCTTCTGCACCAACGAAGTTCACTCCTAGCCGACTAAAGAATAAGGGCCCAAGTGTAGCAGGATGTGGTATGAAAACTAACGAAACTCAACAGTCAACCGTTAACAGTCAACAGTCAACTAACAAAAATGATTAAAGGCACTACTAAACTGTTAGGAGTAATTGGTCATCCCGTCGAACATTCTCTGTCGCCGGCGATGCACAATGCTGCTATTTCCCACTTGGGAGTCGATTTTGTTTACCTGCCGTTTCCCGTAAAACCAGGGGATTTAAAAGCTGCTCTTGCAGGATTTGCGGCGATCGGCGTTCGGGGATTTAGCATCACGATTCCGCACAAACAAGCAATCTTACCCCTGTTGTCGGAAGTTTCCCCGATCGCCCGAGCGATCGGCGCAGTCAATACCGTATACCTGAGTGACAAAGGTTGGTGCGGCACAAATACTGACGTTGAAGGCTTTCTCGCGCCGCTGCAAACCCCCCCAACCCCCCCTTACCAAGGGGGGGCTAAAGACGCGACCTCTCCGTTAGA includes:
- a CDS encoding class I SAM-dependent methyltransferase, encoding MDTTPDISAAVRRLYDTFPFPPDPLSDEPPPGYNWRWSWPDAYNFCTGQKPPKLDIRILDAGCGTGSSTDYLIHLNPEASVTAIDLSEGALKVAQERCRRSGAREADFRHLSLYDAAELEGEFDLINCVGVLHHLPDPIRGIQALAAKLAEGGLMHIFVYAELGRWEIQLMQRAIAVLQGPQKGDYPDGVKVGRQIFASLPENNRIVKYEKQRWAGENRRDECFADMYVHPQEIDYNIETLFELIDASGLEFIGFSNPGYWQLERLLSKAPELIERAQGLTERELYRLIELLDTEITHYEFFLGKKPVNKIDWSDDKALLAAIPELSGCMHGWPSQQVFDCNYQLINLSNAEFEFLQGCLPPPAPPYQGGEKEGRPSGKSIGEILADVEMGLDEVRSILSKQLILLTPKL
- a CDS encoding photosystem I reaction center subunit X, with protein sequence MTVKASGGSSVARPQLYQTVPVSTISQAEQQDRFLQRGELSELASYFSSGALRIDISATLTKNSELIVSRAANRIFTGGSPLAFLERPQEPAMALAGAGRGGSANVSEGMKLGTVTYVEGRAGGGNGGGGGNGGFLGLGNLFFGNGGGYSGPLPAGFQPINVSRYGPGNMTKSLRDLSWFLRYITYAIVAGDPNIISVNVRGLREIIENACSSAATIVAMQEMKAASLGYFKNNAEAAAIVGQYFDVAITEFKAPTPSDKVRQRESNDQQGLQLPQIYFNAAERRSKFVMKTGLSSVEKLEVIKAAYRQVFERDITRAYSQSISDLESKVKNGEISMKEFIRRLGKSPLYRKQFYEPFVNSRAVELAARHFLGRGLSSREEFSKYFAIVTKGGLAALVDAMVYSQEYSDYFGEETVPYLRGLGQEAQECRNWGPQIDLFNFSAPYRKVPQFITLFADYTQPLPEQHVYGVGNDPLEIQFGAIFPQETRNPKSRPAPFGKDTRRILIRQGAGIENQLSNPAARGKAPGSLGPKVFKLDQLPGAYIAPKKASGRGASVSRGYNNSASVKFTESSTQAIIRAAYLQVFGRDVFDGQRQKVAEIKLENGEIPMREFIRMLAKSDVFRNMYWSKLYVCKAIEYIHRRLLGRPTYGRQEMNAYFDICAKKGFYALVDAILDSTEYNEAFGEDTVPYERYVTAGGLSMRTMRSGSVAEQNVQAQTPETPRFIELGTALDRGEFELQNSLAQGVSKRREQTKVFKLTTTSDKVALKTLIQAAYRQIFERDINPYVVKNEFTALESKLGNNEINLKEFIEALGCSSLYVKQFYAPYPNTKVIELGTKHFLGRAPRNQAEIRTYNQILASKGIKGFINAMLNSVEYAEAFGEDTVPYRRFPTLPAANFPNTERLYNQLTKQNDDLVVPSFEPVAATDRS
- a CDS encoding DUF839 domain-containing protein yields the protein MQLSRRKFFTLAGASAAGTLMMSPLQALYAKKANGESVFGGGYGPLVPDPNGLLDLPRGFQYQAFSRTGEMMSDGSPVPGGHDGMAAFPGPQNTVILVRNHELSPNSTTQVVGPNPYDPLCKGGTTTLQVGPNRQLVNHYTSLSGTYRNCAGGPTPWGSWITCEENTSTVATNRPNDARNVSKSHGYNFEVPARATVPVNPVPLVAMGRFNHEAVAIDPRTGIVYETEDQRDSLLYRFIPFQRNNLSAGGTLQALKIKNMPQAKTFAGFPKGQPMPVEWVTIDNPNPATDTVRVEGFGKGAAQFARGEGIWYGNREVYFCCTNGGSVDANGRPNGFGQVWRYLPDRDTIELFVEAKSADELDGPDNIVVAPYGDLIICEDGADEQFVVGVTPNGELYRLAKNAINDSEFAGACFSPDGRTMFVNIQTPGITFAIWGPWNSQRGA
- a CDS encoding ATP-binding protein, whose amino-acid sequence is MELNLQKFYSACNPSYTLAVANQKDRQYYIDFSSVRGGTIVEQLERTISRLSPDAPTCQLFTGHIGSGKSTELLRLQAQLQQQGFHVVYFESSKDLDMADVDITDILLSVARQVSESIEKMKIKLQPRGFKALLKGVADVFQTQIDLSAEANVPGVGEINASTEGEFSLALGIGKITAKAKDAPNLRSELRQYLEPRTNVILDALNKELLEPANQELKRQGKQGLVVIIDNLDRIHLCAKPTGRLQPEYLFVDRGEQLARLNCHVVYTIPLVLIFSNDLGQLTNRFGVDPKVLPMVPVQFSDGSECSEGLELLRQMVLARAFPTVHPSQRYALVGKVFDSAETLDRLCRVSGGHVRNLLQLLYSCLQKQDPPLSRETLENVIIQRRHQLTLAIEPDEWQLLRQVSATKTVTGETKYQILLRSLWVFEYRYGEDYWFDVNPILADAKEFRETVES